One region of Vigna angularis cultivar LongXiaoDou No.4 chromosome 10, ASM1680809v1, whole genome shotgun sequence genomic DNA includes:
- the LOC108334549 gene encoding gamma carbonic anhydrase 1, mitochondrial → MGTLGRAFYAVGFWIRETGQAIDRLGSRLQGNYLFQEQLSRHRPLMNLFDKCPSVHKDAFVAPSASLLGDIHVGPASSIWYGCVLRGDVNGIVIGSGTNIQDNSLVHVAKSNLTGKVLPTIIGDNVTVGHSAVLQGCTVEDEAFIGMGATLLDGVYVEKHAMVAAGALVRQNTRIPYGEVWGGNPAKFLRKLTEDEMTFFSQSALNYSNLAQAHAAENAKELEETEFVKVLSKKFAPRGEEYDSILGGGQETPAELNLQDKVLLDKAPKA, encoded by the exons ATGGGAACCTTAGGCAGAGCTTTCTACGCCGTCGGATTTTGGATCCGAGAGACCGGCCAAGCCATCGATCGTCTTGGCTCTCGCCTCCAAGGCAACTACCTCTTCCAAGAACAGC TCTCTAGGCATCGACCTCTGATGAATCTCTTCGACAAATGTCCCTCCGTTCACAAGGATGCGTTTGTGGCCCCCAGTGCCTCCCTCCTCGGCGATATTCACGTCGGCCCAGCTTCCTCCATTTGGTATGGATGTGTTCTCAGAG GTGATGTTAACGGCATAGTTATTGGATCTGGAACTAATATACAAGACAATTCTCTTGTTCATGTTGCCAAGTCTAATTTAACTGGAAAAGTCTTACCAACAATCATTGGAGATAATGTTACTGTAG GTCATAGTGCTGTGTTACAAGGATGTACTGTTGAGGATGAGGCATTTATTGGCATGGGTGCAACCTTGCTTGATGGTGTGTATGTTGAGAAACATGCCATGGTTGCTGCTGGAGCCCTTGTTAGGCAGAATACGAGGATCCCTTATGGAGAG GTTTGGGGAGGTAATCCAGCAAAGTTCCTGAGGAAGCTCACAGAAGATGAAATGACCTTCTTCTCACAGTCTGCCTTAAATTATTCCAATTTGGCTCAAGCTCATGCTGCTGAAAATGCAAAAGAACTTGAGGAGACAGAATTTGTAAAAGTTCTTAGCAAGAAATTTGCTCCTCGTGGTGAGGAATATGATTCAATACTAGGTGGTGGTCAAGAAACACCCGCTGAGCTTAACCTTCAGGATAAAGTTTTGCTAGACAAAGCTCCCAAGgcttaa
- the LOC108335881 gene encoding auxilin-like protein 1 produces the protein MAHSRQPNKAGVTLSNKINSNGTFSSSKTLYDDVYGGPPKFGVSTLSPRFEDYREIFGSFHTARASSIPLLDLPAVHDAEAFFDPRSHSFNYTEVFGALDFELLSDNLFHRHTALNAASSEEAWSPAETDSFSEELDQSAINQSFWNGNIFHSVDGNVGSNILYHNKVNGTSNEHMSKGENQSSQLHAVPGFGQVYDETTELHRTDSSGQVADDIDLDLDMEFSAEKVKGDHPRATTMSKLRNFTSGEQTFDSDLNLQNGGSEKDSHSGEMFVSVSDINLRSIPSQVPPPSRPPPVLDAIKDMCGLHSNSRLVASEETPGAVSPPFFDAEDHMNSSATASADAMNEAMLRAEAKLKSTKELKGRKKWDCETYLKSGYDVKVNEAKICKDITGLNSLNDETALGSYDWRHSNAKLSVTDDRQEFKKASPEAIDNLEGKRAVNIFEEKNKMESRSSIESDGSTEVGTWKDEYEFFELAGMEESRMVTQTAKQSKNLMQRTGAQKHGQKEREASNVLEKRKQVKATTEGNYQVEEYEKKYKATKEAREHDENIMNPEASNLKRRQREHMKREKMPKVFEEEENEKSIKIAHQHGKSEKKVIEADQSAIMEDMGEMGHGEHKQAEIHELIEVDRQIANDIQQATGLRENQKKLRDVEKQQQNMNRRKQSEKMEENRKTQSEAFAIGQTDQEEKLKGSGNLENIVERSNVVFESDHTEETCKSEKEMRSKLGKRIQMNKGLKEAHERVEIEKSFKNSFENEESDGGVIPAFRWDENGKWLKEDIELEVKEIRLKEASKQRENKAYEKDQSTKEFEDFYDGHREGNRLSESGDGEGIQKVMNQTPVQEQINRMLSEDQKKKVTESTSSQTFAMEGSVAVSNENRHLEQSENMDKDGGMEKCKGLNKALDDKERKDGGNMKNAKATDETWEIESDEDLATQSASMHEEFIRKLKVFKESAADQNIGKMRTECKVGEKQLKGVGMENQLDDVKFSAPEQMTAGDAEHSKTQSEKEEDTVTKVDCRRSTETAEPVVQETVNAQKTAQLFHIGQSTESKTKSINEKSAIIKDTERMKRENESENDRLRKMEEEVDREKEREKEVEKAVLEAEREREREKDRMAVDRATFETRDRAYAEACEREERAAFERATMEARYKALAEARERLEKACAEARDKSYIDKETTEARLKAERAAVEKATAEAQDRALEKLKNERTAFESREPLERSVSDNFCGRQDSSSSDMLDPQFQNSSPSTVSRHPYSLYGAASFSERSEREGESAQRCRARLERHRRTAERAAKALAEKNMRDLLAQKEQAERNRLSETLDAEVRRWSGGKEGNLRALLSTLQYILGPDSGWQSIPLTEVITSAAVKKAYRKATLCVHPDKLQQRGASIQHKYICEKVFDLLKEAWNKFNSEER, from the exons aTGGCGCATTCTCGGCAACCGAACAAAGCTGGCGTCACGCTCTCTAACAAGATCAACAGCAATGGGACCTTCTCCTCCAGTAAGACTCTATACGACGACGTTTACGGTGGTCCTCCAAAGTTCGGCGTTTCGACCCTCTCCCCTCGTTTCGAAGACTACCGTGAGATTTTCGGAAGCTTCCACACCGCACGCGCTTCCTCCATTCCATTGCTCGATCTTCCCGCCGTCCACGACGCCGAGGCCTTCTTCGATCCCCGAAGCCACTCTTTCAACTACACCGAAGTTTTCGGTGCGTTGGATTTTGAGCTTCTGTCCGACAACTTATTTCACCGCCACACTGCTCTCAACGCTGCCTCCTCTGAAGAAGCCTG GAGTCCTGCAGAAACTGATTCATTTTCTGAAGAGTTAGATCAATCTGCAATTAATCAAAGCTTTTGGAATGGAAATATTTTCCACTCTGTTGATGGTAATGTGGGATCGAACATTCTGTATCATAATAAGGTCAATGGTACAAGCAATGAACATATGTCAAAGGGGGAAAATCAGTCGAGTCAGCTGCATGCTGTTCCTGGTTTCGGACAGGTATACGATGAAACTACAGAATTGCATCGAACCGATTCCTCCGGTCAAGTTGCTGATGATATTGATCTTGATCTTGATATGGAATTTAGTGCCGAGAAAGTGAAGGGAGACCACCCAAGGGCAACAACCATGTCAAAACTTCGCAATTTTACCTCTGGGGAACAGACTTTTGACAGTGATCTAAATCTTCAAAATGGAGGAAGCGAAAAGGATTCTCATTCTGGTGAGATGTTCGTAAGTGTGTCTGACATCAACCTCAGAAGTATCCCTTCTCAAGTGCCTCCTCCATCTCGTCCACCTCCTGTACTTGATGCAATAAAGGACATGTGTGGACTTCATTCAAACAGCAGACTGGTTGCTTCCGAAGAGACACCTGGTGCTGTTTCACCACCTTTCTTTGATGCGGAGGATCATATGAATTCGTCTGCTACAGCTTCTGCTGATGCTATGAATGAAGCAATGCTTAGAGCAGAAGCAAAACTTAAGAGTACCAAAGAAttaaaagggagaaagaaatgGGATTGTGAAACCTATTTAAAATCAGGTTATGATGTAAAAGTTAATGAAGCAAAGATTTGTAAGGATATCACTGGATTAAATAGCTTGAATGATGAGACAGCGCTGGGAAGTTATGACTGGAGACATTCAAATGCAAAATTATCTGTCACAGATGACAGGCAGGAATTTAAGAAAGCTTCCCCAGAAGCTATAGACAATTTAGAAGGGAAAAGAGCTGTAAACATTTTTGAGGAAAAGAACAAGATGGAATCCCGATCATCTATAGAATCCGATGGAAGCACAGAAGTTGGAACATGGAAAGATGAATATGAATTTTTTGAATTGGCGGGAATGGAAGAATCTAGAATGGTAACTCAAACTGCAAAGCAGAGTAAGAATTTGATGCAACGTACTGGAGCTCAAAAGCATGGTCAGAAGGAAAGAGAGGCATCTAATGTGCTAGAAAAGCGTAAACAAGTAAAAGCAACAACGGAAGGAAATTATCAGGTGGAGGAGTACgagaaaaaatataaagcaaCAAAAGAGGCTCGTGAACATGATGAAAACATTATGAATCCTGAAGCATCTAATTTGAAACGGAGGCAAAGAGAGCAcatgaaaagggaaaaaatgCCCAAAGTATTTGAGGAGGAAGAAAATGAGAAGAGTATAAAAATAGCCCACCAGCAtggaaaaagtgaaaagaaagtAATTGAAGCTGACCAATCCGCAATCATGGAAGACATGGGTGAGATGGGACACGGAGAGCATAAACAAGCAGAAATCCATGAACTCATAGAAGTGGATAGACAAATAGCAAATGACATTCAGCAGGCCACGGGACTCAGGGAAAATCAGAAGAAACTAAGGGATGTTGAAAAGCAACAACAGAACATGAATAGGCGCAAGCAATCTGAGAAAATGgaggaaaatagaaaaacacAAAGTGAAGCTTTTGCTATAGGACAAACTGACCAGGAGGAAAAACTGAAAGGTTCTGGGAATCTGGAAAATATTGTTGAAAGATCAAATGTGGTTTTTGAATCTGATCACACTGAGGAAACAtgcaaaagtgaaaaagaaatgaGATCGAAACTAGGTAAACGGATTCAGATGAATAAGGGACTGAAAGAAGCTCACGAAAGAGTAGAAATTGAGAAAAGCTTCAAAAATtcttttgaaaatgaagaaagtgATGGAGGCGTAATACCTGCCTTCAGGTGGGATGAGAATGGAAAGTGGCTTAAGGAAGACATTGAACTGGAAGTAAAGGAGATAAGGCTGAAAGAGGCTTCTAAGCAGAGGGAAAATAAGGCATATGAAAAAGATCAAAGTACAAAGgaatttgaagatttttatGATGGGCATAGAGAAGGAAATAGACTTTCAGAATCAGGGGACGGGGAAGGGATTCAGAAAGTTATGAATCAAACTCCAGTGCAAGAACAGATTAATAGGATGCTGAGTGAGgatcaaaagaaaaaagtcACCGAGAGCACATCAAGCCAAACATTTGCCATGGAAGGGAGTGTAGCTGTATCAAATGAGAATAGACACCTGGAGCAATCTGAGAATATGGACAAAGATGGTGGAATGGAAAAATGTAAGGGACTGAACAAGGCTTTGGATGACAAGGAAAGGAAAGACGGGGGAAACATGAAGAATGCTAAAGCAACTGATGAGACATGGGAAATAGAGAGTGACGAAGATCTAGCTACTCAATCAGCATCCATGCATGAAGAATTTATTAGGAAACTGAAGGTATTCAAAGAATCTGCTGCTGACCAAAATATTGGAAAGATGAGAACTGAATGCAAAGTTGGAGAAAAGCAATTGAAAGGGGTAGGGATGGAAAATCAACTGGATGATGTAAAGTTCAGTGCACCCGAACAAATGACTGCAGGAGATGCAGAGCATTCAAAAACCCAGTCAGAAAAGGAGGAAGACACAGTGACAAAGGTTGATTGCAGAAGGAGCACAGAAACCGCTGAACCTGTTGTTCAGGAGACTGTAAATGCTCAGAAAACTGCCCAGTTGTTTCATATTGGTCAATCCACAGAAAGCAAAACTAAGAGTATTAATGAAAAATCTGCAATAATTAAAGATACTGAAAGgatgaaaagagaaaatgagtCGGAAAATGATCGTCTTAGAAAGATGGAAGAGGAGGTGGATAGAGAAAAAGAGCgagaaaaagaagttgagaaaGCAGTGCTGGAGGCCGAGAGGGAAAGGGAAAGGGAAAAAGATAGGATGGCTGTTGATAGAGCAACTTTTGAGACTCGGGATAGGGCATACGCTGAAGCTTGTGAAAGGGAAGAAAGGGCTGCATTTGAAAGAGCAACTATGGAAGCACGGTACAAAGCTCTGGCTGAGGCCAGGGAAAGACTTGAGAAGGCATGTGCTGAGGCCAGGGACAAGTCATACATTGATAAAGAAACTACAGAGGCAAGATTGAAAGCAGAACGTGCTGCTGTAGAAAAAGCAACTGCAGAGGCTCAAGACCGGGCCCTGGAGAAGTTAAAGAATGAAAGGACTGCGTTTGAGTCCAGAGAACCGTTAGAGAGATCTGTATCTGACAATTTTTGTGGAAGACAGGACTCTTCATCCTCA GATATGCTGGATCCACAGTTTCAGAACTCTAGCCCCTCAACGGTTTCCAGACATCCATATTCTCTTTATGGTG CTGCCTCTTTTTCTGAGAGATCAGAAAGAGAAGGTGAATCAGCTCAGAGGTGTAGAGCTAGACTGGAGAGGCATCGCCGAACAGCTGAGCGTGCA GCAAAAGCTTTGGCAGAAAAGAATATGCGTGACCTTCTAGCTCAGAAGGAGCAAGCTGAGAGAAAT AGACTATCAGAGACTCTGGATGCTGAAGTAAGGAGGTGGTCAGGTGGAAAAGAAGGAAACTTGCGTGCCTTACTTTCTACATTGCAATAT ATCCTTGGGCCTGATTCTGGGTGGCAATCAATCCCATTGACGGAGGTCATTACTTCTGCTGCTGTGAAGAAAGCTTACAGGAAGGCCACCCTGTGTGTTCATCCTGACAAATTACAGCAACGTGGGGCTAGTATTCAACACAAATACATATGTGAAAAAGTTTTTGATCTTTTGAAG GAAGCTTGGAACAAATTCAACTCAGAGGAGCGGTAA
- the LOC108335882 gene encoding uncharacterized protein LOC108335882 yields the protein MFRSTSTRKSPSRYEKLDKEHGDSGTSNEDFKRSTSLPSRAMASTFGEMNLQRNPTKKGSSKPKEKKIHPLLSLFDFRRKKTTTARPEFARYLEYVKEGGMWDTNSNKPVIYYK from the coding sequence ATGTTTAGATCCACAAGCACTCGGAAAAGCCCTTCCAGGTATGAGAAATTAGATAAAGAACATGGTGACAGTGGAACTTCAAATGAGGATTTTAAGAGGAGCACAAGTTTGCCTTCTCGAGCTATGGCTTCAACCTTTGGTGAGATGAATCTGCAGAGAAACCCCACGAAAAAGGGCAGTAGTAAACCTAAGGAGAAGAAGATTCACCCACTTCTCAGCCTCTTTGATTTTCGGCGGAAGAAGACGACAACAGCTAGGCCTGAATTTGCTAGGTATCTTGAGTATGTGAAGGAAGGAGGCATGTGGGATACCAATTCCAATAAACCTGTCATCTATTACAAATGA